One part of the Lytechinus pictus isolate F3 Inbred chromosome 3, Lp3.0, whole genome shotgun sequence genome encodes these proteins:
- the LOC129257557 gene encoding uncharacterized protein LOC129257557, which yields MASLMKVRWLPCLVITSLILIEGIDGSRDGELTSYFRDVFQGESLSQMVVSNASGTEFVYVGGDSVIYRLNTDLNQLGSAPTCLNSGCDTKILEVAPSPVEKLIYCGGSDGKCEFRDLTNLLRDNVDYSHIFVKEGMSVGVVTEKSGTELIMFVAQSLRAATDPTYPITLTKLQGSSTLDFSGGISSIDSSATVEYIQGVSWMEYSYFIVHSGSQNSRLGRICAQNEQDDLDAYSEIILSCQDAQGTSYDSLEAVYIDLMNDTLYGVFTDGTSSALCSYAMTDIQEKFVDATCGCASSQSNETGCDGKKISYLSNSECNNRVSTNCFHSSSFHD from the coding sequence ATGGCTTCCTTGATGAAAGTAAGATGGCTGCCCTGCCTAGTGATCACATCCCTGATATTGATAGAAGGCATAGATGGTAGCAGGGACGGAGAGCTCACATCATACTTTAGAGATGTTTTTCAAGGCGAATCACTCAGCCAGATGGTGGTCAGTAATGCAAGCGGGACAGAGTTTGTATACGTTGGAGGGGACTCCGTTATCTACCGGCTCAACACAGATTTGAATCAATTGGGGAGTGCCCCAACCTGTCTTAACTCTGGATGTGATACAAAGATATTGGAGGTCGCTCCGTCTCCTGTTGAGAAACTTATTTACTGTGGGGGTTCAGATGGGAAATGTGAATTCAGAGACTTAACCAATCTTTTAAGGGATAATGTGGATTACTCGCATATATTTGTTAAAGAAGGGATGTCTGTAGGTGTGGTCACAGAGAAATCAGGAACAGAGTTGATAATGTTTGTTGCCCAATCACTTCGGGCTGCTACTGATCCCACTTATCCGATTACCCTGACGAAACTGCAAGGTTCTTCAACCCTTGATTTTTCAGGAGGGATATCAAGTATTGATTCTAGTGCTACAGTAGAGTATATTCAAGGAGTTTCTTGGATGGAATACTCCTACTTCATCGTACATAGTGGAAGTCAAAACTCCAGACTTGGTAGAATCTGTGCACAGAATGAACAAGATGACCTTGATGCATACTCAGAAATCATACTATCATGCCAGGATGCCCAGGGAACATCATATGACAGTCTTGAAGCAGTTTATATTGATCTGATGAATGATACTTTGTATGGTGTCTTCACAGATGGAACAAGTTCGGCCTTGTGTTCGTATGCAATGACTGATATTCAGGAGAAGTTTGTCGATGCAACTTGTGGCTGTGCAAGCTCACAGTCTAATGAAACAGGttgtgatggaaaaaaaatatcatacttATCCAACTCAGAGTGTAACAACAGAGTAAGTACAAACTGTTTCCATTCCTCAAGTTTTCATGATTAG